gggttttgagataCAACAGAGGTAACGCCGGCCCTCTTCCTTAGAATTGCACTCTAAAGCTAAGATTTAACCAGAATTTGCACCGCAGACATAACGAAATAGTTTTGAGATGATACCCTGATGGGCGTGATAAGTGCTAAATTTACGTAATTTAATGATGCATTTCTACTCAGATTATTTATATGACATTAAACAGTAAATAATTAGTTACATATCCTTAGTTGGTGGCTGAACATTAGCACAAACAAAGTAACCTAAGACATATAAAAAGGATTGTAATCAAACAGAAACATAATctaagaaaattgaaaatacttTCTTATGTCTAAACCTCATTCCAAATAGCAACCACTTCTGACAAAGCCTTAGTAGATGATCCCAATTCATCTATAGCATCATTAGCAACACTTTTCAAACATTCAATTCTTCGCCGAATTTCAACCCCTTCTTCGCCATCAAACAATCCCTTAACAACCTTAACAATCTCATCTCTTTCAACTAAACCACCATCATTAACTTTTGGTCTCAAAGCCACTTTCACACCATCACACAACATAGCAGCATTCATACCTTGTTCAGCAAACAAAGGCCACGCAATCACCGGAACACCATAAACAACACTTTCAAGAACAGAATTCCAACCACAATGAGACAAAAATCCACCAGTTGAACTATGTTCAAGTACTTGAATCTGTGGACCCCAACATGGAACAACCAATCCTTGTTCCTTTGTTCTCTCCAAAAACCCATTTGGTAAAAACTTCAAAGGATCATCAATTTCATTTTCACCAACAAAATAAGTAGCATTAGCAACACCATTTGGTAACCTCAAAATCCATAGAAATTTTTTACCACTCAATTCTAAACCATAAGCTAGTTCATTCACTTGTTCTTGTGAAAGTGTTCCACCACTTccaaatgaaacaaacaaaacagaTTTAGGTTCTTGTTTTTCCAACCAAGTTAAGCACTTTGAACCATTTTCATCACCAATTGAAACTTTTTGAATAATGGGTCCCACTGGAAAAACCATAGGTTTCTTCTTCACTTCCTTTAAACCCTTTATAGcatcttcttcaaattcaacaaaacTATTCACAAAAATCCCATcaaaaagttgaaatttttttgcaCGTTCAAGAAACTTCGTGTAACCGATATTCGATCGAAATCGAAAAGGGATAGGAAGATCATTAAGATCAAAACCAACACAACCAGGAATTTTTATCAATTCATTTGGATCTCTAGATTCATTAGAAAGAATTTCATCTAACtttgaagaataaaaataagTAGAAAGAATCATAGCAGCTAGTGGAAgataaacataaaacaaaagatTAAAATCCTTAGCTAAATCAAAAACATCATGTGcaaaaacatcaacaacaatagCAACAACTTTGGAACAAGAAATTAAGGTTTTTAATTCTTGTTTTATGTAAGACAAAGAAAGTTTTACTGACAGTTCAATTTGGACAGCTAGGATTTCAGTATCTGGTAATTGGTCAAGACTTATAGGTGGAAGAAAAATTGATGAAATTGTTGGTGGAAGGGTTTGAAGATAAGATTTTGATGAAGATGGTGGTGACCCAATTGAAGGGATTATACATGTGATGTGAAATTGTGGGTGGAGATTAACAAGACGTTTGGAGAATTCAAGGATTGGTACTAGGTGAGTGAATCCTGCACTTGGAACTACTACTATGTGTGGTTTTTCTTCCATTGAATTGAATTCAAAAAACTAACTATGAAtatgatgtaatttttttacattgATTTTTCTGTTTATAATCTTGTATTTTGcattaaaaaattggaaaattcTAAATAGGAGTCAAATTTagcataaaaaattggaaaattgtAAGCAGCCGCCAAATTTTTCCTAATTATTTTGCCCGAATTGTAAGCcaaatttaaaacttaaaagatcactttttaaatttatttaataacttATGTATGTGGCTGGGGACAAATTTTACCTTTCTCAAACAAGTTTGAGTATCTTCAAATCCGTCTTAATTTTCAATGGGGATGAAAAGTAGGAGAGTGGATTCCCTCGTGTGCATATTGCACCGGAGAGAGAGCAGTTTAGATCACAACCATTAAAATTATGTTATTAAATTTCGCCTCACATCCATATGAACTTGGGTTAATTTTGATTATGATATTAAATTTGGTGGCAATTAGTAATGTTTTTACAAGTTTACCTTTATGAGAGATAATTAGTTAATGTTTTTAAAAAGCAAAATATGTAACATAAGTAAGGGTGTCTTGGTAAAAAGATTAATTATTGTCCCATAatcgtgagcttaactcagttggcagagacattgtattatatatacagGGGATCGAgattcgaactccgatcatCTCACTTATGCACCTTAAGAGTTAAATTTCTAACTATTAGActacttaaaaaattaattattgcacttaaaaatttgtaaaaaaatcttataaaaacTGACAATACAAAAACTCGTGAattctaatatttaaaatagtttaattgatatgcatcaacagtgtaaaataattttacacgatcgtccattAAACAAtcatcattttgccatgtcatatcaagaaaatggggtgatgtggcgaaaaacatgattggtattggttgatagtgtaaaattattttacaccgtctgtgcatatcaattaaatcctattTAAAAACAGAGGTGGTAAGATTTCTTGGTTCCTAACATTTTTTAGATATTAAATTAGTTTCAATATTTaatagttaaaataaaataatactatacaattaacatatttttaatcaagTAAAGATACAGTGTGATCTCCGGTCAAATTGACACCACCTACTCCCAAACACACCAACAACTATTTAAAGCAACATGTAAATTATATttgttgaaaataaataaataaaaaaatacaagagaaaACATGAGCGCTAAACCAAAATACAAGAAAGAATCAATGAAATCTAAAACTATAATCAATCGATATAGTTGGTTTAGTGATGATTGACACTGAATTTCGTAGGGTGCACCACAGTTTGATCCCCACAATTATAATCGGAAGGAAGCTAAAACTACTTGATGTTATAAGTGACcttcaaaccaaattaaactggtggtgaaaaaaaaaatctaaaaccgTAAAGTCAAACCTATTGCAAAGAAAATCACATCTAACAAAACTTTTGGTAGAAAATCCCACCAAACCATAGTTAAATATTGTATTCTGAAAGctaccgattttttttttacggtaaccAAAAGCTATAAGTTCGTAAACacgagttgagatcctctcaATTTTCTATCATTTCTATTTCTTCCATTACTaaagtttttaaatgtttttgggTGTATAAAAAGTATTTGGACCCACTTAATATTACGTTTTTACATTTATgttcccaaaactatataataatgagtttaattgttatgcaccgtcggtgtaaattttttttgcacatacatccaatgacgcgttgccacatcatttaatgaatgtgacacatcatgtgtttttaattaccatacatgatgtgtcgatatattattggacgcatgtgcaaaataactttagactgacggtgcatataaattaaattctattaaTAATTGaggaaatggaaagaatgagaaatggagaggatcctaactccgTAAACACTGTAGTTGGCTTCCCTATGATATGaagaaaagaaatttaataACAATTTATTATTCTGTGATTTTTACaagatgaaattgaaaaatcctcttaaatataatttttgtacaGAAAAATTGCAAACTCCTAAAGATATACAACTATACAAGTTTCAATACACATAAAAGATTAGAGTTATTGTGGTTAATAAAATCCAATATAATTATTCATATTTAAAACCCTCTTGAGTTGGTACATTGATATTGGcatgggacctgagagtgtgttCCTCTTGAGGTTtaaggttcgattctctctgagCTTCACAAATTTTCTATGAATTTTGGACATTAAACTTGTATGTGATCAAACCTTTTTACAATAATGACACCTTACAGTACTTGTACTCGTTTTGCATTTTATCATCTCTATTGTTAACACTGCGTATGTACGCATGGCGGGGATTAAGCCTATATCACCCTTTGTTACAATTTGTTAGTTGAGTAGCGGATCgcgtttttttttctcaaatttctcattttataagatccgctacttaagtagcggatgagtaataGAGTGCGCGAGAAACTTGTAGGAAGCAAAAAGAAACTTTCCAAAATTTGGGGCGCAAACAGGATTTGTTGCTCCAACAGCAGGCCCATCTGGTATATGGGCTCTCTTAGGAGAATTTTTGCctcaatttttttacaataaaaaaagagaaattaataaatttcGACCAAAAAAGGAGGAATTAATAACGAAGGAGGGTGTATGGCGGTACACTAGTAAAAACAATTGGAAATTAATTAACATAGTATCTGTTTCTGTGAAGTTAGTTGGGCTTTTATGATTTGCATGGATCCATTTctccttcctcttcttctttaggagatttatttttgtcactCTACCAGTTACTCGCGCTTCCTACGCCTTTCCCATTTTATCATTCCTCTACTTAAGAATGGACGttgtaaaaatgagaaattttaaaaaaatgccgTCCGCTACTTAGCGGACGAGAGTTTTTTGTAATTTCGTAGGATGCCCGAGAAATGAAGTAAGGGTGgcaaaaataaatctctccATTGGAATTCTAACTCTGAAGATTTGAGGTTGATGAATAACATATAAATAAGAATACACCTTCAATTTAATCTATAAAATATCACTTTCTCATCAATTTAGttcctaaactattaaaattgACAAAAATGTCCTTAAATTATTCTCAACTAAttatttagtccctaaactattaaaatcaCCTAAAAAAATCCCTAAGCTATTCTCTCATCCAACTATTTTGACTCTAAACCATTAAACTGTCAATAAATTATTCATCTATCCAACTATTTAATTGTTCGATTAACATTCGTGTTAACTTGAAATTAGTGGTTCCTAAACTATAATATTATATCAATTTAGTCATTAAACTATCATGAAAACCAAACAATTAGTCCTTAAACATTCAATTTTTGTTGTAATATACTTCTTCACTAATCCACAACAAATTAATATGAGGGACACCAATTGACTTGTGCAAGAAGTACCACAACAATTCATCACTTTTATGGAATAATTAAGCTATAGTTGGTTTTTAACTAATTGATTGTTTTTCatgattatttaaaaattaaattgatataAACCAAGACATTGgattcaagtggttaataaatttcTTAGGACGAATTGTTCGGAAAAACCAAAGTTTGATTCCTGgtgaaaacaatttttggtcagactttacttacctcacgaCCGAGCTCTGGATTACCAATTAAACATGATCAATGTTAACCGGAGGATTGCCTAGTTGGATGAGAGAATAATTTATGGAActtttaattgattttaatagttTATTGGTGTTAAACCCTTCAGTTCTTAGGGGAAGGGAATCATAGTAATCCGGAGTTTATGGACAAAATACTTGGATGAGAGAACATTTAAGaattgttttgttaattttaatggtTTACTAAATTGGTAAGGTGctaatttagggactaaattgatgatTTATCATAAAAATAAGAAGACTAATGGTTAAGGTTTTGAGTGAATAAGCGATGTCAAACCTCACTTGCGTGGTTTCTCTCGTTGATCCAACTCAATGAGACTCCTCTTCATGGAGCAACTTTGATATCAAAGTCAAGTTCGACTTGATGGAGGACGAGAAAGATATTTGGTATTGGATCATGAACACAAAGAGTCTCACACTTGAGAAATAGATGTTTTGATATGTTGTCAAGtattaattaaaatagtttCTTAAAATTTTAGGTGAAGATGTGCTGTCAAACCTCATTTATACTGTTACTCTTAACTCGATTCAATTCAGTAAAACAGTCCATCATATATAGTCTATAGGTAACTATTAACGAGTCATCCTCTCctcatatatattattgatttttgtttgttaattttgAGGTAGGTTTCACATTAATTTTGTTTAAGTTTTGAGTGAAAATGTGACATCAAACTTCACTTTGCATGGTTTATCTTGTTGATTCAATCCAATGAGACTCCTCTTCATCGACCGACTCTGATATCAGAGCCAAGTTCGATTTGATGGAGGGCGGGAGAGATTTTTTGGTGTTGGATCATGAGCACGAAGAGTTTCACACTTTTGAAATAAATGTTGCGATACTTTTAAAGTTTTAGGTGAAGATGTATTGTCAAACCTCATTTGTACGCTTATAGATCAATAGAGAAAATAGTAGTATATGCACAAACAACATAaactaattttacactgtcCTTCAATATTAACCGTGTATTCCGCTAAATCACCTCACTACACTTCACTTCAATTGTATTACAtgagaaaatatttgtttattattggatgtcagtataaaattaatttataccaCAAAACATTTAAACATATCTATTAAACTCTTATAGTTTATAGGTAACGAGTCATCCTCTCCTCATTATATTGttgctttttgtttgttaatttgAGGTAGGTTTCACGTTTATATTGATTTTGAATAGAAGGGACACCAACCATATAATGAATTGACTACGTAGTCGTACTAATTAACATGGATAAATTTCTGGATACAAAATGCTGTTATAATTGCATCTTTTTTCTGACGATTATACTACACCatagaaaagaaaagatgaagaagacTTCCATTAACTTCAAAATGTTACTTTTTCCAAAGTAAGATAGGCCGTACCCTCTGGCTAAGATTATCACCCGGCAACGCATATCACCTTCATGATGCATCTCTTTCTCACTTTCTTTTAGCAGACATAAAACCAAAATACcggcaatatatatatatatatatatatatatatatggagttttctaacttagaccctagttaggtctaagttagcaaggtgcacctctTCAATTAGACCAAATtactcattctttttaattaattaatcaaaatacccattaatagacgcggatccagtgtcgcgcgcgtaccgaaggaccatggttacagaccgttgatttccatcagacagccaatatctgatctcatcaagactgtctgatcaatccgacagcccagatcatcctgatccatcagatttcAGCGCgagcgccacactggattacaacctggagagagaaaaatttgctttttaaaagtaggacacgtgtcacacaatggttggctggacgtgatttttgttcatttaatactttgaactcaattatttcgttgtaaattaattttttattttttatttttataccaaaattcataattttttttttctacaaatagagacttggttcgtttgatttggacaccgaaaaaaaatgcaatttttcactaccttaatctcattttttgtctactaaatacgttacttgtgtgttgtaatttaacacgcaccactcaaccaactcactgaaaccattataccaggaaaatagtagataatattctggaacttttggtatattttatgaaatttttggagacctgaaactatttttagttaattaaatgagataaaacggtaattaaaaactaatgtttgcttctgaaaccattttactggtagaatggttgcacatagttgtattctgaaactattttactggtagaatggtttcaatgagtaatttattaattgtgtttgcttatgaaaccatttatctggtacaatggtttcagagagttgtaatctgaaaccattttgctggtagaatggtttcagtaagttgattattagttatttgcttctgaaaccatttagcttgtagaatggttgcacatagttgtactctgaaactattttactggtagaatggtttcagtgagtaatttattaattgtgtttgcttctgaaaccatttatctggtacaatggtttcagagagttgtaatctgaaaccattttcctggtagaatggtttcagtgagttgatgtaaggtagtgaaaaatgagattaaggtagtgaaaaattgggtttttttttctgtgtccaaatcaaacgaaccaagtctctatttgtagagaaaaaaaaattatgaattttggtataaaaaaaaaaataaaaaattaatttacaacgaaataattgagttcaaagtattaaatggaaaaaaatcacgcccagccaatcagacagcgacacgtgtcctgcttttaaaaagtagattcttctctctccagggtgtaatccagtgtggtgcacgcgctggaatctgatggattcggatgatctgggatgtctgattgatcagacagtcttgatgagatcagatcttggctgtatgatggaaatcaacggcctgtaaccatggtcctgcggtacgcgcgcgacactggatccgcgtccattgatggtaatttggttaattaattaaaaagaatgggtattttggtccaactgaaaaggtgcactttgctaatttagacccaactgggtctaagttagcagccccatatatatatatatatagtgtatCCGGTAAAACTAATAACTATTAAGAGAAATGAGAACAATTAATATTAACCTTCTGATTTTAgctttgtttgataaaaaataacggatagctgataagctaacttatagcgggtagcttataagctagcttttagcttatagtcAATAAGCTacctgattgaatttgtagtattgataaaattagcggttagcttataagtatgaaacgaaataaaaaagatatttttaattaatatttaatttttttttaagtaagatgatagaggtaaaattggaagaaaaaatgataagctctAAACTATCAGCTCATAAGCTAATTGAAAtagtatttgaaaaataaactataagctataatctcttttttaaaaaactgttaccaaacagagtttcacacttataagctataagttatgtTTGGGAAAGAGGCgtgttataaataatataaaacgaTTGACGTGGCTCtgtcccaaaagcttaagctgttaggatagagccacatcaatgattttatattgtttttgtttgtaaagagcaataagctaacttataacttttagcttataagctaaaagctctgtttgggaacaatttttaaaaatgagctcatagcttattttactagcttataacttatttttcaaacgctatttcaagtagcttatgagcttataacttatagcttatcatttttttccaattttacccctatcatcttacttgaaaaaaacactaaatattaattaaacatattttttttatgtcatttcatacttataagttagttcaaccgctaactttaccaaacactacaaattaaCCAGCTAGTTTATTCTTTATAAGTTAAAagttagcttataagttatCCACTATAAGTGCATCCGTTATAAGATAGTTTATCagttatccgctattttttaccaaacagagccttaattGACCCATCATATTAAAATTATCTCACTCATTTAAAATCTCACGAGACATATTTCTATATATGATTCTATATATAATCTTTCCTAATCTATTCTGCTTCCTCCAAAACATACGGAAATTTTTGTTTACCTCTCTTTAATTTTCAATACCgttctattatttttattaacatTTCTGCTGCATTTTGTATTCAACTTTTTGGTCCATCCAAGAACGgatgtaaacatgtataatgtATTCCGTAACACGTTACGGAAGATAGTCTCGTCCGACTcttcctttcattttttttttcctttttttttttcagaaaaaattataaggacAAAAAAATTGGATGTGGCAGCTAAGTCATTTTTAAGTGACTTGTCACATCAATGTTGATTTGGTTAAAATTGACATTTTGCAAAATGGGGTCAAGATAGGAGGCAAAAaatgctattttgaaatataaaggATAAAATTGCAACTTTCTGAAACTCTTAGGGGCCAAAACAGTAATTTAgcctatatattaatatatcatTGTATTTATACTATTACTCTATACAGCGTCATGTTTGTATTATTATCCTTTTCTAGTGGTTGTTCATTGGCTACTTATTGTTTCTATAAAGACTTCCATTGATGGCCTCACTTTGATCTCTGGTTGAATGTACTTGAGAGCAAAATAACCCaattaaaaagacaaatttattcaagccactaggctacctgaccaaaaaaaaaaaaaagacaaatttattttgttgggGTTTGCCCcaaacttttcttaataaatcattttcaatactttgtaattttttttggaattacCTACCACAAACAAGGAAAGCAAACAAGATCAGACAATAATAAAAGaattttgattatatttgttgattggaaacaaaataaagaattttgattttggaatgttgaagaaatgaaaatgatttGCAGAAACAATCATAAAGAAAAAGTAgttttttctgtaaaaaaaatatatttttttacgaaATGAAAATCCCTGCACTCCGATCACGTAGCCacatttaaaatgaaatttaatttctagCTACTAGGCTAATTGTTGAgataaaaaaagtattaatattgttggatttttttttttggattatccactacaaaaaaaaaaacgctatTTAGCCACGGTCATAACCGTAGCTAAAAGTGACATAGACCGTGTGG
This genomic interval from Trifolium pratense cultivar HEN17-A07 linkage group LG6, ARS_RC_1.1, whole genome shotgun sequence contains the following:
- the LOC123889196 gene encoding hydroquinone glucosyltransferase-like; translated protein: MEEKPHIVVVPSAGFTHLVPILEFSKRLVNLHPQFHITCIIPSIGSPPSSSKSYLQTLPPTISSIFLPPISLDQLPDTEILAVQIELSVKLSLSYIKQELKTLISCSKVVAIVVDVFAHDVFDLAKDFNLLFYVYLPLAAMILSTYFYSSKLDEILSNESRDPNELIKIPGCVGFDLNDLPIPFRFRSNIGYTKFLERAKKFQLFDGIFVNSFVEFEEDAIKGLKEVKKKPMVFPVGPIIQKVSIGDENGSKCLTWLEKQEPKSVLFVSFGSGGTLSQEQVNELAYGLELSGKKFLWILRLPNGVANATYFVGENEIDDPLKFLPNGFLERTKEQGLVVPCWGPQIQVLEHSSTGGFLSHCGWNSVLESVVYGVPVIAWPLFAEQGMNAAMLCDGVKVALRPKVNDGGLVERDEIVKVVKGLFDGEEGVEIRRRIECLKSVANDAIDELGSSTKALSEVVAIWNEV